In Camelus dromedarius isolate mCamDro1 chromosome 3, mCamDro1.pat, whole genome shotgun sequence, one DNA window encodes the following:
- the IGIP gene encoding IgA-inducing protein homolog, whose amino-acid sequence MCSYYHMKKRSVSGCNITILAVMFSHLSAGNSPCGNQANVLCISRLEFVQYQS is encoded by the coding sequence atgtgcagttatTATCACATGAAGAAGCGCAGTGTGTCGGGCTGTAATATAACCATACTTGCTGTCATGTTCTCCCATCTCAGTGCTGGGAACTCACCATGTGGAAACCAAGCAAATGTGTTGTGCATCAGCCGGCTTGAGTTTGTTCAATATCAAAGCTGA